The Dehalococcoidia bacterium genome has a window encoding:
- a CDS encoding CoA transferase, whose protein sequence is MSDKQQPLSGLKVADFSWFGAGPICANNLAAFGATVVRVESEAHLDGLRLVGPFPPDKNTFNVSGYFNNYNAGKLGLTLNLNTELGMDMAHRLIAWADVFITNHTPRIIEKWQLGYEQVRALNENVVAVYQPMQGFDGPHKYFMGFGAVLGPITGYSHLSGFPHRAPMGLGTNYPDYVINPGHTLVAILAALRYRRKTGKGQCIELAQIESSVAPLAPAVMDYANNGCVQGRQGNRLTHAAPHGAFRCKDNEWNGQPEERWIALGVFDDAQWRAFVDAIDAPTWATDAALATLDGRKQREDEIEQKIGEWTRDRTAEEAMALLQSKGVPAGVVQNARDMLESDEHLKARGYYVYLDHPEAGHNAYDGPPFRLSKTPGELQGPAPMLGQHNEQICKDILGMSDEQIADAIVAQALY, encoded by the coding sequence GTGAGCGACAAGCAGCAGCCTCTGTCTGGCCTGAAGGTCGCCGACTTCTCGTGGTTCGGGGCGGGGCCGATCTGCGCGAACAACCTCGCTGCTTTCGGCGCGACCGTCGTGCGCGTCGAATCGGAGGCCCACCTCGACGGCCTGCGGCTGGTCGGGCCGTTTCCGCCCGACAAGAACACGTTCAACGTCAGCGGCTACTTCAATAACTACAACGCCGGCAAACTCGGCCTGACCCTCAATCTCAACACCGAACTCGGCATGGACATGGCGCACCGGCTGATCGCGTGGGCCGATGTCTTCATCACCAATCACACGCCGCGCATCATCGAAAAGTGGCAACTGGGGTACGAGCAGGTGCGCGCCCTCAACGAGAACGTCGTCGCCGTCTACCAGCCCATGCAGGGCTTCGATGGCCCGCACAAGTACTTCATGGGCTTCGGCGCCGTGCTCGGGCCGATCACCGGCTACAGCCACCTCAGCGGCTTTCCGCATCGCGCGCCGATGGGCCTCGGCACGAACTATCCCGATTACGTGATCAATCCCGGCCACACGCTCGTCGCGATCCTCGCGGCGCTGCGCTATCGACGCAAGACCGGCAAGGGCCAGTGCATCGAACTGGCGCAGATCGAATCGTCGGTGGCGCCGCTCGCGCCTGCCGTCATGGACTACGCGAACAACGGCTGCGTGCAGGGCCGCCAGGGCAACCGCCTGACGCACGCCGCGCCGCACGGCGCCTTCCGCTGCAAGGACAACGAGTGGAACGGCCAGCCCGAAGAGCGCTGGATCGCGCTCGGCGTGTTCGACGACGCGCAGTGGCGCGCGTTCGTCGACGCCATCGATGCGCCGACGTGGGCGACGGACGCCGCCCTTGCGACGCTCGACGGCCGCAAGCAGCGCGAGGACGAGATCGAACAGAAGATCGGCGAGTGGACGCGCGACCGCACGGCCGAAGAGGCGATGGCGCTGCTGCAGTCGAAGGGGGTGCCTGCGGGCGTCGTGCAGAACGCGCGCGACATGCTCGAGAGCGATGAGCACCTGAAGGCGCGCGGCTACTACGTCTACCTCGACCACCCCGAAGCTGGCCACAACGCCTACGACGGCCCGCCGTTCCGCCTGTCGAAGACGCCCGGCGAACTGCAGGGGCCTGCGCCGATGCTCGGGCAGCACAACGAGCAGATCTGCAAAGACATCCTCGGCATGAGCGACGAACAGATCGCCGACGCGATCGTCGCGCAGGCGTTGTATTAG
- a CDS encoding DUF262 domain-containing protein, whose protein sequence is MKAGEVKFQELLNGKIQYRVPLFQRTYSWQEENWQRLWDDILEIYALAAPRSHFIGAIVTQPLEDSPEYSTKFMLIDGQQRLTTLFLVLAAVRDRAKSHGQPALAEEIDDDCLFNKQVVIGDAVTYDVHWYPSMGQLFGSDASEFPLPTPDSPPPAPFCPPVAIIPVDPATPLSPPPNLDDITPQSPPRSSPDPWPQSPPSATGVNALQEVPLSPPPASPPPADLPLSPPSLSPPANPPPGQQVCVPATGAGLAPPDTGSAGLKHSAPTAHAKTDD, encoded by the coding sequence ATGAAGGCCGGCGAAGTCAAGTTTCAGGAACTACTGAACGGCAAGATCCAGTATCGTGTGCCGCTGTTCCAGCGAACCTACAGTTGGCAGGAGGAGAACTGGCAACGCCTCTGGGATGACATTCTGGAGATCTACGCGTTGGCCGCACCACGAAGCCACTTTATCGGTGCGATCGTTACTCAACCTCTGGAAGATTCCCCCGAGTACTCCACCAAGTTCATGCTCATCGATGGCCAGCAGCGTCTAACGACGCTGTTCTTAGTGCTCGCGGCAGTCAGAGACCGGGCAAAGAGCCATGGTCAGCCTGCCCTCGCAGAGGAAATCGACGACGACTGCCTTTTCAACAAGCAGGTCGTCATCGGCGACGCGGTGACGTACGACGTGCACTGGTACCCGTCGATGGGCCAGCTCTTCGGCAGCGATGCGTCGGAGTTTCCGCTGCCCACGCCCGACAGCCCGCCGCCGGCGCCATTCTGCCCGCCGGTGGCCATCATCCCTGTCGACCCGGCCACGCCACTGAGCCCGCCGCCCAACCTAGACGACATCACGCCGCAGAGTCCGCCGCGATCGTCGCCCGATCCATGGCCGCAGAGCCCGCCATCCGCGACAGGCGTGAACGCGCTGCAAGAAGTGCCGCTGAGCCCGCCGCCCGCCAGTCCGCCACCGGCTGATCTGCCGCTGAGCCCGCCGTCGCTGTCACCGCCCGCGAACCCGCCGCCAGGACAGCAGGTATGTGTGCCTGCCACAGGCGCTGGTTTGGCGCCGCCCGACACCGGCAGCGCCGGACTCAAGCACAGCGCGCCTACAGCCCACGCGAAAACTGACGACTGA
- a CDS encoding type II toxin-antitoxin system HicB family antitoxin, translating to MEYLLVIHSAEEGGYWAEVPALPGCFTQGETLDELLAEARDAISSHIEALREDGQAIPEEQIVIATVHLPEPSAA from the coding sequence ATGGAGTACCTGCTCGTTATTCATTCGGCTGAAGAAGGCGGGTACTGGGCGGAGGTTCCGGCGCTTCCCGGTTGCTTTACTCAGGGAGAGACGCTGGACGAACTTCTAGCCGAGGCTCGCGACGCGATATCGTCCCACATCGAGGCGCTGCGGGAGGACGGGCAAGCGATTCCCGAGGAACAGATCGTAATCGCGACGGTCCATCTTCCAGAGCCGTCTGCGGCCTGA
- a CDS encoding CoA transferase — MTAAALDDIRVLDLSGEIGVYATKLLADLGADVMRIEPPGGDPMRMIGPFFGERASPDRSLYFWNLNTNKRSITLDITKPEGRAVFEKLVRSADVVVETFEPGYMESLGLGYGRLSTIKPDIVMTSVTAFGQDGPHAHYKWCDIVGVAMSGMMTLAGDKEDPPNRPYGNQGYIGAAIQAAAGTLMAIVHRDNSGEGQHVDVSMQEALSINQETAMQTYDMMKAIRTRTGARGALPIDIPGIGVYECTDGQVFAYLGTPGGAPWTAMLDWMTREGMAEDLNDEPYREFIGNLNLSFLTGLVREPEKLPERLKIMAHLYEVFAKFCASKSKWDLYQEGQQQRLMFGIVSTPEDLVKNPQLQHRQWLQKVEHEEIGATVAYAGPPYRLSETPWAIRRRPPLPGEHTIDVLFEAGYSTEQIDELRAKGAV, encoded by the coding sequence ATGACTGCGGCCGCCCTCGACGACATCCGCGTGCTCGACCTCTCCGGCGAGATCGGCGTCTACGCCACCAAGCTCCTCGCCGACCTCGGCGCAGACGTCATGCGCATCGAACCGCCGGGGGGCGATCCGATGCGCATGATCGGGCCGTTCTTCGGCGAGCGCGCGTCGCCGGACCGCAGCCTCTACTTCTGGAACCTCAACACAAACAAGCGCAGCATCACGCTCGACATCACGAAGCCGGAAGGCCGCGCCGTCTTCGAAAAGCTCGTGCGCAGCGCCGATGTCGTGGTCGAGACGTTCGAGCCGGGCTACATGGAGTCCCTCGGCCTCGGCTACGGCCGCCTTTCGACGATCAAGCCCGACATCGTCATGACGTCGGTGACCGCCTTCGGACAGGACGGCCCGCACGCGCACTACAAATGGTGCGACATCGTCGGCGTCGCGATGAGCGGCATGATGACGCTCGCCGGCGACAAGGAAGACCCGCCGAACCGCCCGTACGGCAACCAGGGCTACATCGGCGCCGCGATCCAGGCGGCAGCCGGCACGCTGATGGCGATCGTACACCGCGACAACAGCGGCGAAGGCCAGCACGTCGACGTCTCGATGCAAGAAGCGCTCTCCATCAACCAGGAGACCGCCATGCAGACGTACGACATGATGAAGGCGATCCGCACGCGCACCGGCGCCCGCGGCGCGCTGCCCATCGACATCCCCGGCATCGGCGTCTATGAGTGCACCGATGGCCAGGTGTTCGCGTATCTCGGCACGCCCGGCGGCGCGCCATGGACAGCGATGCTCGACTGGATGACGCGCGAAGGCATGGCGGAAGACCTCAACGACGAGCCGTACCGCGAGTTCATCGGCAATCTCAACCTGTCGTTCCTCACGGGGCTCGTGCGCGAACCGGAGAAGCTCCCGGAACGGCTGAAGATCATGGCCCACCTGTACGAAGTGTTCGCGAAGTTCTGCGCGAGCAAGAGCAAGTGGGACCTGTACCAGGAAGGCCAGCAGCAGCGTCTCATGTTTGGCATCGTCTCGACGCCGGAGGACCTGGTGAAGAACCCGCAGTTACAGCATCGCCAGTGGCTGCAAAAGGTCGAGCACGAAGAGATCGGCGCGACGGTCGCGTACGCCGGCCCGCCGTACCGGCTGTCGGAGACGCCGTGGGCGATCCGGCGGCGGCCGCCGCTCCCCGGCGAACACACGATCGACGTGCTGTTCGAAGCCGGCTATTCGACCGAACAGATCGATGAACTGCGCGCGAAGGGCGCAGTCTAG
- a CDS encoding nitronate monooxygenase, which translates to MGRPVLRTRLCDILDIEYPVILAGMGGVSTAELVAAVSEAGGLGIVGAATMPADEIERQVRRIRDLTSKPFGVDILLPSGVAAPQQAPPNGEQREAPKIPANLRDVLPPPYRAFIESAEKEFALPPKKDPQEEMGAGIRRVGFGGNFSKSQVDAILELKVPVFAAGLGNPAPYVEAFHANGSKVIALVGNVKNARRVADGGTDVVVAQGTEAGGHTGRIGTMALLPQVIDAVAPTPVCAAGGIGDGRGIAGALAMGADGVWVGTAFLVSREASWPELLKQRIIDATEEDTRVTRLYSGKTMRNINNPLIEYWESQKLDALPMGMQGIISGEIMSGAREANKLELLMNPAGQISGMLHEMRPAKEILQDMVREAAQIMSEGLSKRVQASV; encoded by the coding sequence ATGGGCCGGCCCGTCCTGCGCACGCGTCTCTGCGACATCCTCGACATCGAGTACCCGGTGATCCTTGCGGGCATGGGCGGCGTCTCGACGGCCGAACTCGTCGCCGCCGTCTCCGAAGCCGGCGGCCTCGGCATCGTCGGCGCCGCCACTATGCCCGCCGACGAGATCGAGCGCCAGGTGCGCCGCATCCGCGACCTCACGTCGAAGCCGTTCGGCGTCGACATCCTGCTGCCGTCCGGCGTCGCCGCGCCGCAGCAAGCGCCGCCGAACGGCGAGCAGCGAGAAGCGCCGAAAATCCCCGCGAACCTGCGCGACGTGCTGCCGCCGCCGTACCGCGCGTTCATCGAGAGTGCGGAGAAGGAGTTTGCGCTGCCGCCGAAGAAGGACCCGCAGGAAGAGATGGGCGCGGGCATCCGCCGCGTCGGCTTCGGCGGCAACTTCTCGAAGAGCCAGGTCGATGCCATTCTCGAACTGAAGGTGCCGGTCTTCGCCGCCGGGCTCGGTAACCCCGCCCCGTACGTCGAAGCCTTCCACGCGAACGGCTCGAAGGTGATCGCGCTCGTCGGCAACGTCAAGAATGCGCGACGCGTCGCCGATGGCGGCACCGACGTCGTCGTTGCGCAGGGCACGGAGGCCGGCGGCCACACCGGCCGCATCGGCACGATGGCGCTGCTGCCGCAGGTGATCGACGCCGTCGCGCCGACGCCCGTCTGCGCCGCCGGCGGCATCGGCGACGGCCGCGGCATCGCCGGCGCCCTCGCGATGGGCGCGGACGGCGTCTGGGTGGGCACGGCATTCCTCGTATCGCGCGAGGCATCGTGGCCGGAACTGCTCAAGCAGCGCATCATCGACGCGACGGAAGAGGACACGCGCGTGACGCGGCTCTACAGCGGCAAGACCATGCGCAACATCAACAATCCGCTGATCGAGTACTGGGAGTCGCAGAAGCTCGACGCGCTGCCCATGGGCATGCAGGGCATCATCTCCGGCGAAATCATGTCGGGTGCGCGCGAGGCCAACAAGCTCGAACTGCTGATGAACCCCGCCGGCCAGATCTCCGGCATGCTGCACGAAATGCGTCCCGCGAAGGAGATCCTGCAGGACATGGTGCGCGAAGCCGCGCAGATCATGTCAGAAGGGCTCAGCAAGCGCGTGCAGGCGAGCGTCTAG